The following DNA comes from Rhinolophus sinicus isolate RSC01 linkage group LG06, ASM3656204v1, whole genome shotgun sequence.
GTGGTCTGCATTCTTGCGCAGTGTGTTCAGTGAATGCTTATTGGTCAGAAAGTGAAAGCAGCATTGCTCAGCCCAGTGTATCATTTCTTCCCCCAAAACAAATTTTAACACCTGTTTTCGTGAGTCGCAGCTGCCAACAATTGCAATGACAGCGTACCTGCCCCTGTGCCAAGTGCTCGGTGTGTGTTCTCACTCACTCCCCACACCGGGATTGTGAGGGAGGTACTGCTGTTTATTCCATCCTACAGATGAAGGAACGGGACCACCAAGAGAGGTGGAGTGTCTTTcctaaagtcacacaactagtaagtggcaggacAAGGACTTGAGGCTAATTTTCTTGGTGACAAAGACTCTCGCTGTTCGCCGCTGTGCTAAGATGTTTTCAGAGAAGACGCAGAAGTAGGGAAGGGTGTGGAATGCATGTTCTGTGGCTCACACGTGAGATGACCTTTTGAGATTGTATCTGAGCGGCGTGTGTAAGAATGAGCGAGGTGTGCGTTTCTTGGAAGAGAGCAGCGATGTGTCGCTGGAATAACCTACCTGACTCTCGTCTCCAGGCATGGAGAGGCACATTGAGGAAGACGAGGTCCGCTCGTCAGCAGACCTCCGCATTCGGAAATCCCAGGTAGGACGTTCaatcttttcattctctccccCCTTGgctgaggattctttttttcttttttctttttaaatacaattctTATTTGGAACTCAGTTGAAGAGGTGGTGAGGGGGAGCTGCCCAGGTAAAAGCAGAGGACAGGGCCAGGGTCCAGCACGCTGGGCCCCTCTCTCACACGCTCCTTTTCCAAATATGCCCTTCAAGAACTTCCTAGGGCTCCCCAGAACACAGCTTAGGGTTTTGTATGCCTCCttgttttataggtgaggaatTGAAGTCTTCTCTCTAAAGATGTTTGTCATTAGATGTCCAGTTTGGAGTTAGGCTCTGTGGTGGTCATCAAAGATACAGTCCTGTCCTTAGAGAACTAGCATGATATTCAAGTGTAAGGAAGCTATTATGTGAAACCCAACAGCAGGGCAGCGCGAGAAGACCTAATCAAATGCATGTGCTCTCAGCATTAAAAGATCTCAGGAAGAATGGGGGTGGCCAGCGGAGGCTGGGCCTTGGCCGGGCAAAGGTGCCCACATGGACAGGTTCAGGGGAAGAAAGAGGTTCTCCTAAGAGGCGAGGAGGCgggagtgcgtgtgtgtgtgtgtgtgtgtgtgtgtgtgtgtgtgtgtgtgtgtggcagtggtggtgttggggtgggggtggggaggaagggcaggcaTGAAAAGAATAgctcttttggagaaaaaaagttTGTTGTGGGATAGTGGATGCTGAGTCTTGGTAGAGAATGTGGTGCCGTATTGCAGAGGTCTCTGCCTACTTGTGCAGGGCATTTGATGATGATCGAGTGGCCCACATGCATTTACTTCAGGCCACAGTCTGTCGGGAAGAGAATCTGGTAGCCACTTGGAAGCTGGATCAGAGTGGGGAAAAGGCAAGGGGCAGGTGGCTCTCTGGTTGGATTTTTGCagtgattttctttctgaatttgcaTGGTGGTAGcaggtttgaaaaaaaatatcaataccAGGAATTTTTCAAAACCAGTAGTGCTTGATGGCTGTGAAGTGAATGTGTGTAGTTAGAAGCAAGAGCAGTTAGGGAGATCAGTTTGGGTAAGAACTCATGGCAGGTAGTGGACATAGGAAGGGAGTCTGGCAGCTCTAGAAAGCCAGCCAAGGGTTGTGCCAGAAAAATGCTCCTCATCTGTGTGAAGGCAGAGCTGTGAGATTCACAGAGGTGACCTCGTCTGGCTTCACAATTACCATCTGAGGTCCGCAGCGCAGGTAAGCAAGTGCCAAATACTTGCTATGGAAAGGCCCGTGGACCCTCCGGGTGGCGTAAAGCTAGGAAACCAAAAAGTTGAGTATGACACCTGGTCTTTTAGGGCTGCTGTAGACGAGGCTATGTGGGGGCGGGCTGGGGGGGGGTTCCACCACCTCCCTCACCTCACCTCCTGGGGCCTCACTGCACTGGACATTGTTCCCGCAGCACTCCGTCCTGTCCCGGAAGTTTGTGGAGGTGATGACCAAATACAATGAGGCCCAGGTGGACTTCCGGGAACGCAGCAAAGGGCGAATCCAGCGGCAGCTCGAAATCAGTACGTGTCTGAGGCTCCGCGGcaccccttcaccttctcctgaCACGTGGTTGTCGGTCCCCGTTGTGAGACCTGGGGGGAAGGAGCAGCAGCGTGGCTTGCGGCTTCGGTCTCATATTGTGCCCAAGCCCAGGGCAGGCGTTACAGCACCGGCATTTCCTATGTCTTGGGCTGAAAGGTGGCACCGTGTTTCTCAGGCCCCAGTGATTTTGTTCTCGTGGGAGCCAGCATTTCCTCTACATGGAGGGGAGGCACTTGTTCAACATCTGCCCTCCTGGGGACTCAGGACATCTTTGTGACAGCAAAGAACATTTATGAAATCAAAGGCATGTTGCTAACTGCtgtgaggaggaaggaaatgaataaagCCGTGCCCTTTAGGGATTTAGTAACGTGGAAGGCAGGGCGCCGCAGGATGGGAAGCTCTGTAAGTGGGGGAATGTAGGAGCAGGACGGATCAGAAGAAAGCAAGTGTATTCAGTACAAGGTTGTGCAGGGCCTGGGAAAGGGTGCATCTGGAAGTAACAGTGTGAGGCTAAGCGGGGTGGAGAAGGGGCTCTCTCAGGAAACGGCTCCTGGCCCTGAGGGCGTTGGACTCCATAGTGGGGTGATGGGGCCAGTAAACATTCTGACTAGGAAGAACGGGATCAGGTATGCGCTTCAGGAAGGTAATTGCTGATCATGTTAAGCAAGGCTGGGTTAGGGGAGAAATCAGAAGACCGACGAGGCGGGACGCTGTTGGGGGAGTGTTGTGAGGGCCACGGTGTTATGGTGAACTGACCGCATTCCTAATTTCCAGGGAACGTGTGAAATGGTGTGCTTTGATCTTGTAGTTGATACTTTCCTTCTTTTGTTATAAAGCcggcaaaaagacaacagatgaGGAGCTGGAGGAGATGTTGGAGAGTGGGAACCCAGCCATCTTCACTTCCGGGGTGAGTGACCCGGGAGCTGGGACGCACGCCCCTCCACAGAGGAGGGAAGCCACTGGGGAGCTCCAGTCGGGCAGCAGGTGGCGAGTGGAGGGTGGGCTGCAAGTGTGGGGCAGCAGCAAGGAGCTGGGCAGGAGGGTGTGTGAGGGCTGCAGCGGGGTGGTGGCTGACGGCGGGGCTGTGTGGCCTCTCGTAGATCATTGACTCCCAGATCTCCAAGCAAGCCCTCAGTGAGATCGAGGGACGGCACAAGGACATCGTGAGGCTGGAGAGCAGCATCAAGGAGCTCCATGACATGTTTATGGACATCGCCATGCTGGTGGAGAATCAGGTAACCGGCAGTGGTTCGAGcgctggggggaggagaggaaagcacAGGTTCCCCTGAGAGCCCTGAGGAGGGAATGCTGGAAGCCAGGTGCGGCGGGACAGTCATCGGGAATGTGCATAACGGAGAAACAGAACCCCAGCCTCCCAGGGACCATGCACCTTGAACGCTGACGCTTGGGGCAGCCTCAGCCTTGTCATTCCTGCCTGGTACTTAGGCTGCAGTCATTTCTCATTAACATGAGGTTTGATGTGTTCTGTCAAGTACCTAGTTCCCTCTGGCTTGAGGatctttttatttgtcttttaaaatgagagataCGGTTTCTTAATGACGATGATGCCTTTAAACAGTCTCCTGATATGAACTATTTCCCTGGTGACATTGAAAACATAGCTCACAGCAAAAAGTTAGGTTTAAcagaggttttaattttttttgtgtgtgtatttttccaaaaCATTGACATTTTTTGCTCAGGAGCAAGAGCAGACAACAAAATGAGTGAAGGaatagcaaaataatatttacagaaaCACTTGAAACACGTGTGGTGCTTAATTTGACAGCTTGTTTCGTCCCTGGGGACGCTTCTCAGGGATGTGAATCTCTACCACCTGCACATGGGGTTAGTTTCACATAGTCAGATGGCTCCTAGTGCCTCAGATACACCAGTGCCACGGCTAGTGTCACTAGTATTGTGACCCACCAGCGGCTCTGCCACTTGGGGAAGGACTGCAAAACCTAACTGAAGCCCGAGCACTGGTCACTGGTTGTGACATCAGTTCCCTGCTCAGGGCACCCCCTTCCTGGCCTTTGAGTCATTTCTCTAGTCCTTCCATGcccattcttcttttttccccccacactgCCTTGCCGAGGAACTGGTTTGAGATTCAAGTGGTGGTAAGTGCTTTTCTCTGTTTACAGACTGCCATAAAGTGGTGGGTCGGCTTGAGGAAGGCCTGGGTAGGTGAGGGGCGTGCCCATCCTAAGAAGCCCAGATGTTAACTGGAATGACAGAACTTGCCGTCAGGAAGTAATAGCTGGGAAAGGGTTGGGAGTCTTGTCAGGAGACCACTGTCTCTTTGCTGAATAGCTTCGGGAAACCCAGTCTGGCACTTAAGGGGCCTGGGAATGTCTCTTAGAGGAAGCACATGTTCCCCGCCTGagatgtgtgccaggcaccattctattAGTAGTGAACACACTCAGCTCAGGTCCGAATGAGCAGGAAGGGGCCACGGTCCTGGTAAGGCCCTAAGTACATGAGATATTCTGATTTGGGTTCCTCTCCTcacatgcttatttaaaaaaaacacggTGCTGGTGGGATCCGTCAGAACATGTTGTTACCAGGTATATAGACAGTGCCCATCACAGAGAAGTAACTCAGTGACTGTTTCTTGAATGAGCGACCACCAAGGATTGGGGAACTGTGGGTAGATCCCATGGAAAGGTGA
Coding sequences within:
- the STX3 gene encoding syntaxin-3 isoform X14: MKDRLEQLKAKQLTQDDDSSEVEIAIDNTAFMDEFFSEIEETRLNIDKISEHVEEAKKLYSIILSAPIPEPKTKDDLEQLTTEIKKRANNVRNKLKSMERHIEEDEVRSSADLRIRKSQHSVLSRKFVEVMTKYNEAQVDFRERSKGRIQRQLEITGKKTTDEELEEMLESGNPAIFTSGIIDSQISKQALSEIEGRHKDIVRLESSIKELHDMFMDIAMLVENQKKILIMICCVIFAIILASTIGGIFA
- the STX3 gene encoding syntaxin-3 isoform X13 — translated: MSPGSQSPGVPSREAMGVILASASSRGRLRTPREDRHQRKQLTQDDDSSEVEIAIDNTAFMDEFFSEIEETRLNIDKISEHVEEAKKLYSIILSAPIPEPKTKDDLEQLTTEIKKRANNVRNKLKSMERHIEEDEVRSSADLRIRKSQHSVLSRKFVEVMTKYNEAQVDFRERSKGRIQRQLEITGKKTTDEELEEMLESGNPAIFTSGIIDSQISKQALSEIEGRHKDIVRLESSIKELHDMFMDIAMLVENQDCG